From Candidatus Neomarinimicrobiota bacterium:
TGCGGTATAGCTGCCGGGGCCAGAAATATCATGAACGCCTTGATCAATGAAATCGGTGAAAGGGGAATTACCGATCTGATACTTACGACATCCGGATGCGCGGGTCTCTGTAGTCGAGAGCCGATGGCAACCGTCGAAATCGCAGGAGAAGCACCAGTAAAGTACGTTGACCTCACTGAGGAAAAAATTCGAGAGATTCTTTCCCAACATGTCCTGAAGGGCAAAATCGTAACCGAATATGCACTCGCATTGGGCAGCGAAAGAATGGGTTAAAAATTCAACAATTCTAGGGAGAAAAAGTTGAAACAATATCGAACACATTTAATGGTATGCGCTGGAACGGGCTGTGTATCCAATCGTGCTTTTCAAATCAAAGATGCACTTGAAAAAGAAATCCATAAACAAAAGTTGGAAAATGAAGTACTGGTCGTGACAACGGGGTGCAATGGTTTCTGTGCTGAAGGTCCAATCATGGTCGTTCAACCTGATGGCATTTTCTATCATCTTTTAAAAGAAAAAGAGATCCCACATCTTGTAGAAGAGCATTTCCTGAAAGGTAGACCTGTAGAGCGCTTAATGTATGTTCCATCTGAAGAGGAAAAACCAATCCCTAAGATGGCAGACATTGACTTTTTCAAGACTCAACTTCTAATCGTATTACGAAATAGAGGCCTCATTGACCCTGAAAAAATCGAGGAATACATCGCCGCTGAGGGCTATACGGCGCTGGCAAAAGCGCTTACCCAGATGACACCTGAAGAAATCATAGAGGAAATAAAGCATTCCGGTCTGCGTGGACGAGGCGGTGCTGGATTCCCTACAGGACTGAAATGGGAATTTGTCGCCAGGGAGAATGGGGACGAGAAATATATCATATGTAACGCTGATGAGGGAGATCCGGGCGCCTTCATGGATCGAAGCATCATCGAATCTGACCCGCATTCAATACTCGAAGGCATGGTTATCGGTGCCAAAGCGATGGGGGCAAGCAAGGGATATGTCTACATCCGAGATGAATATCCCTTAGCAGTGGAGCGAGTAATCTTAGCCATTGAACAAGCAAGAGAATATGGACTCCTGGGCGATGACATACTTGGAACTGGACATAAGTTTGACATTGATGTTGTCAGGGGAGCAGGAGCCTTTGTATGCGGCGAAGAGACCGCCTTGATTGCTTCCGTTGAGGGTAGAATCGGTGAGCCGCGGCCCAGACCTCCCTTCCCGGCTCAGAAAGGTCTGTGGGGCAAACCAACCAACATCAACAACGTGGAAACCTGGGCCAATGTGCCCGTGATAATTAACCGGGGAGCCGATTGGTTCTCGCAAATCGGCTCCGAGGGAAGCAAAGGTACCAAGGTATTTTCAGTGGCCGGGAAAGTCAAAGACACCGGGCTGGTTGAAGTTCCCATGGGAATTACCCTCGGCAATATCATCTTCGATATCTGTGGTGGGATGCACTCCGAAAAGAAATTCAAATCCATTCTTATCGGCGGTCCCTCGGGAGGATGCGTTCCCGCTGAACTCCTGAACGTACCCATTGACTATGAAAGTCTGGTAGAGGCCGGTTCAATGATGGGTTCGGGCGGAATGGTCGTGGCCGACGAGGATACCTGCATGGTGGATATGGCCAGGTATTTCCTGAATTTCACCAAAGACGAATCGTGCGGCAAGTGCACCCCCTGTCGTGAAGGTATCCCCCGGATGCTTGAAATCCTTACCAAATTCACCGAGGGCCAGGGTGAAATGGAGGATCTCCAACTACTTGATGCGCTGGCCGAAAATATTAAGGCAACCGCCCTTTGCGGTCTTGGCAATACGGCACCGAATCCTGTCCTCACAACCCTGCGATATTTCATGGATGAATATCTGACCCACATTGAGGACAAGAAATGCCCTGCCCATGCCTGCCGACAGTTAAATACCTACCTCATTGATCCTGAAATCTGTGTCAGGGACGGCCATGGTTGCGGCGTCTGTCGCCGTGATTGTCCGGAAAATGCGATCTCCGGTGAAAAGAATAAGGCCCATGTCATCGACCAGGAAATCTGCGAGAAGTGCGGAATATGTTATGAGGTCTGCAATTTCAACGCCATTTTTATCGAATAAGGAGTAAAGCATGGTTTCCATAACCATTGATGGAAAACCAGTCCAGGTTGAAAAAGGCTCCACCATCTTAGCAGCTGCACAACAGCTTGACATCAAGATTCCAACTTTGTGCTACCACCCGCTCCTGGAACCCTACGCTGCCTGTCGGATATGCAACGTGGAAGTGACTGCCGGAATCGAGTCTAAATTGATGACCGCCTGCAATACTCAGGTGCAGGAGGGCATGGAAGTCCAGACCGCCTCCGAAGCGGCACTGACCGCCCGCAGGATCAACCTCCAGCTGCTCATGGCCCGTGCCCCGGCAGCAGAAGTCGTCTGGCAAATGGCCGCGGAGATAGGCATCGAAGAAACGCCCTTCATTATGGAAAAGCCGGATCAGAAATGCATCCTTTGCGGGCTCTGCGTCCGCGCCTGTGAATCTATCGTCGGCACCGCAGCCATCGGTTTCGCCCACCGGGGCATCGACCGCGAGGTCACCACGCCCTACCAGATCCAATCCGATGTGTGCATCACCTGCGGGGCGTGCGCCTACTTCTGCCCCACCGGCGCCATCACCATGGAGGACATTAAGGGCCGCACGGTGATCCACCAGGAAATGACCCTGGGGCCTCCCAAGGCCATCTATATCCCCTTCATGCAGGCGGTACCCAATGTGCCGGTCATCAATACCGAGGCCTGCATCCACTTCAAGACCGGCAACTGCGGCATCTGTCAGCAGGTCTGCGAACCGGACGCGATTGATTATGAGCAGGAGGATGAGTACGAGGAAATTGAAGTCGGCACGATTGTGCTGGCCACCGGCTTCCAGACTTTCGACCCCGCCCGCGTCGCCCAGTACGGCTACGGCCGCCTGCCGAACGTCATCACCAGTCTGGAGTTTGAGCGCCTCAGCAATGCCTCCGGCCCCACCGGCGGCGACATTCAGCTGGAAGATGGCACCAAACCGGGCCGCATTGGCATCATCCATTGTGTGGGTTCCCGCGATAAGAATACCAACGCCTACTGTTCGAAAGTCTGCTGCATGTACTCCCTGAAAATTGCTCATCTGGCCATGGAGAAGACCGGCGCCGAAGTGTACAACTTCTATATCGACATGCGCACTCCCGGCAAGGGCTATGAGGAGTTCTACGATCGCTTGCTGGAAGAGGGTAATCATTTTATTCGGGGACGCGTGGCGGAAGTTACCGATTGGGCCATGATACCGGAAGAAGAGGGCAAGCTCGTTATCCGGGCGGAGGATACCCTCGTCGGCATGGTGCGGCGGATTCCCGTGGACATGGTCATTCTGGCCGTGGGGCTGGAGCCCGTGCACGATGCTGAGGAAGTGCGCCGCTTATTCAACATCAGCTGCGGCGCCGAGGGCTGGTTCCTGGAGCGGCATCCAAAACTGGCGCCGGTATCCACCTTCACCGACGGTGTTTTCCTGGCGGGTGTCTGCCAGGGGCCAAAAGACATCCCCGATAGCGTGGCCCAGTCCGGCGCGGCGGCCGCCGAAGCCCTGGCCCTGGCTGATCGGGGCTACGTAGAACTGGAACCGAATACCGCCTTCGTCCTCGAGGATGATTGCTCCGGCTGCAAGACCTGTATCGCCCTCTGCCCCTTCTCCGCCATCAGCTTCGATGGTGACAAGGAAGTGGCGGTGATGAATGAAGCCCTGTGCAAGGGGTGCGGCGTCTGCGTGGCCGCCTGCCCCTCCGGATCAATACAACAACATCTATTCACCGACGAACAAATCTACGCCGAAATCGAGGGGGTTTTAAGCTATGTCTGAAACCCAGTCCACTCATAGTGCATCCAACTTTGAACCCCGCATTGTCGCCTTCTTCTGTACCT
This genomic window contains:
- a CDS encoding ferredoxin, whose amino-acid sequence is CGIAAGARNIMNALINEIGERGITDLILTTSGCAGLCSREPMATVEIAGEAPVKYVDLTEEKIREILSQHVLKGKIVTEYALALGSERMG
- the nuoF gene encoding NADH-quinone oxidoreductase subunit NuoF produces the protein MKQYRTHLMVCAGTGCVSNRAFQIKDALEKEIHKQKLENEVLVVTTGCNGFCAEGPIMVVQPDGIFYHLLKEKEIPHLVEEHFLKGRPVERLMYVPSEEEKPIPKMADIDFFKTQLLIVLRNRGLIDPEKIEEYIAAEGYTALAKALTQMTPEEIIEEIKHSGLRGRGGAGFPTGLKWEFVARENGDEKYIICNADEGDPGAFMDRSIIESDPHSILEGMVIGAKAMGASKGYVYIRDEYPLAVERVILAIEQAREYGLLGDDILGTGHKFDIDVVRGAGAFVCGEETALIASVEGRIGEPRPRPPFPAQKGLWGKPTNINNVETWANVPVIINRGADWFSQIGSEGSKGTKVFSVAGKVKDTGLVEVPMGITLGNIIFDICGGMHSEKKFKSILIGGPSGGCVPAELLNVPIDYESLVEAGSMMGSGGMVVADEDTCMVDMARYFLNFTKDESCGKCTPCREGIPRMLEILTKFTEGQGEMEDLQLLDALAENIKATALCGLGNTAPNPVLTTLRYFMDEYLTHIEDKKCPAHACRQLNTYLIDPEICVRDGHGCGVCRRDCPENAISGEKNKAHVIDQEICEKCGICYEVCNFNAIFIE
- a CDS encoding 4Fe-4S dicluster domain-containing protein yields the protein MVSITIDGKPVQVEKGSTILAAAQQLDIKIPTLCYHPLLEPYAACRICNVEVTAGIESKLMTACNTQVQEGMEVQTASEAALTARRINLQLLMARAPAAEVVWQMAAEIGIEETPFIMEKPDQKCILCGLCVRACESIVGTAAIGFAHRGIDREVTTPYQIQSDVCITCGACAYFCPTGAITMEDIKGRTVIHQEMTLGPPKAIYIPFMQAVPNVPVINTEACIHFKTGNCGICQQVCEPDAIDYEQEDEYEEIEVGTIVLATGFQTFDPARVAQYGYGRLPNVITSLEFERLSNASGPTGGDIQLEDGTKPGRIGIIHCVGSRDKNTNAYCSKVCCMYSLKIAHLAMEKTGAEVYNFYIDMRTPGKGYEEFYDRLLEEGNHFIRGRVAEVTDWAMIPEEEGKLVIRAEDTLVGMVRRIPVDMVILAVGLEPVHDAEEVRRLFNISCGAEGWFLERHPKLAPVSTFTDGVFLAGVCQGPKDIPDSVAQSGAAAAEALALADRGYVELEPNTAFVLEDDCSGCKTCIALCPFSAISFDGDKEVAVMNEALCKGCGVCVAACPSGSIQQHLFTDEQIYAEIEGVLSYV